In one window of Bacillota bacterium DNA:
- a CDS encoding HutP family protein: MSDNTWVARAAVVMAISASREEEASLKKSFGEKGIKVAAVDFGGEYVSSVPKVVERAVVAAKREGVINDIHHHEGAVAGATRDALAMVSSKALGFNVGGKVGIARAGEHVNVAVFLGVGLGHLDDMAVALAHRAVNG, from the coding sequence ATGAGCGACAACACCTGGGTGGCCAGAGCGGCGGTGGTGATGGCCATCTCAGCCAGCCGAGAGGAAGAAGCCTCGCTGAAGAAGTCCTTCGGCGAAAAGGGGATCAAGGTGGCCGCCGTCGACTTCGGCGGCGAGTACGTCTCTTCCGTGCCCAAGGTGGTCGAGCGGGCGGTGGTCGCGGCCAAACGTGAAGGGGTGATCAACGACATCCATCACCACGAGGGCGCGGTCGCCGGTGCCACCCGCGACGCCTTGGCCATGGTATCTTCAAAAGCCCTGGGCTTCAACGTCGGCGGAAAGGTCGGCATCGCCAGGGCGGGCGAGCACGTCAACGTGGCCGTCTTCCTGGGGGTCGGCCTCGGCCACCTCGACGATATGG
- a CDS encoding DUF296 domain-containing protein, which produces MMVREFQVGRRFMARIDHDADLLDYLEEFAAKHEIKIGHFTVIGAVKSGVIGFFDQSDATYKNVHFDRHMEIGNCVGSFSLRDGKPAIHAHATLGDVAGHAYTGHLMEGTIIYAGELYATELLGEPLERAMDDVTKLALWKF; this is translated from the coding sequence ATGATGGTCAGGGAATTCCAGGTCGGGCGGCGCTTCATGGCCCGCATCGACCACGACGCCGACCTTCTCGACTACCTCGAGGAGTTCGCCGCCAAGCACGAGATCAAGATCGGCCACTTCACCGTGATCGGGGCGGTCAAGAGCGGGGTCATCGGCTTCTTCGACCAGTCCGACGCGACCTACAAGAACGTCCACTTCGACCGCCACATGGAGATCGGCAACTGCGTGGGGAGCTTCTCGCTGCGCGACGGCAAACCGGCCATTCACGCCCACGCCACCCTGGGCGACGTCGCGGGTCATGCCTATACCGGGCACCTCATGGAGGGGACCATCATCTACGCCGGTGAGCTCTACGCGACCGAGCTGCTCGGCGAACCCCTCGAGCGGGCCATGGACGACGTCACCAAGTTGGCCCTGTGGAAGTTTTGA